The following DNA comes from Ornithobacterium rhinotracheale DSM 15997.
TCAAACTCATCGCCTGCCTTCACATCCATTGCCTTTAAGTGCTTTTTGCTTAAAACTTCTCTCAACTTATTTTGAATCAGTTGCACGCCTTCCACTAATTGTGTATCCTCCGATTTTTCAATCTCTTTCATAGCTCTTTCAAAATCATCTAACACAGGAAGAAGGTCTAAAAGCAATTTCTCATTAGCCAATAAGACAAAGTCTTCTTTCTCCTTGCGAGAGCGTTTTTTATAGTTTTCGAACTCGGCATACAAGCGCATAAATTTATCTTTCTCTTCTTGTAGCGTAGCTTTCAATTCTTCTTGCAAATCCTTTGCTGTAGTTTCTTGAGCATCTACAGATTCGTTATTCTCAGCGTTTTGTATATCTTCTGCGCCTTGTTCTGGCGTTAATTTTTCTTCTTCGTTCATAAACTTATGTTTGTTTAGCTTTTGACAAATTTTTTGCCAAGTCTTATTTAGTGACATTCTGGCAGATTTACATTTAATTTTCGGGTGCAAAAATAAGCCTAAAATCCTGAATCTTTCTATTTTTAAGCCATTAATCTTATTTGATTTAGCATTTAAGCTAATTTTTTTTGTGATATGCCTACATTTATTTAGTTTTGTTGACTTAAAACGATTTAATAATTTCAAAAAAATATGAAAAAATCTATTTTTAGTATCGCAATGCTCTTAATCGGGAGCCTTGCTTGGGCCGACGAAGGTATGTGGCTCATGACATTTATTGAAAGATTGAAGTACACCGATTGGCAAAAAGAGGGGTTGCACCTTACGCCAGAAGAAATCTACAGCGTGAACAATGCAAGTTTGAAGGATGCTGTGGTGAGCTTCAATGGCTACTGTACTGGTGAATTGGTTTCCGACAAAGGTTTGATTTTCACCAATCACCACTGCGGATACGAAACAATTGCAGAGCTTTCTACTCCAGAGAACGATTATTTAAACAATGGTTTCTGGGCAAAATCTCACGAAGAGGAATTGAAGCCTGAAAGTCTCTATGTTCGTTTTCTTGTACGCATGGGCGATGCTACCGATAGAATTTTGAAAAAATTAAATCCAAACATGTCTGAAGATGAGCGCCAAGCTGTGATTAAAGCAGAGTTTAAAGCCATCGATAATGAAAATAATGAAAACGGAAAATATATCGTAGAAACTAAATCTTTCTTCGGAGGAAATGAATTCTACTATTTCGTGTATCAAGACTATACCGATGTTCGTTTAGTGGGAACGCCGCCACAATCTATTGGTAAATTCGGAGGGACTACAGACAACTGGGAATGGCCTCGCCACACAGGGGACTTTTCTATCTTTAGAGTTTATGGAGACAAAGATGGCAATCCTGCCCCTTACTCAAAAGACAATGTGCCTTTAAAGCCAAAATATTCTTTACCGATTAAGCTTACTGGCGTTCAGCCAAATGATTTCGCAATGACTATCGGGTACCCTGGTAGCACTCAGCGTTATATGACTTCGTTTGGTATTGAGCAAGCTCTTGACATCGAATTCCCTGCTTGGATCGAAGCAGCTGGAGCAGCAAGAAGCGCGATAAAAGAAAACATGGATAGAGATAGAAAGATCGCGATTGATTACGCTTCTAAATACGCTAGCATCGACAACTACTGGAAAAACAGAATAGGCATGAGCGAGGCTTTGAAAAAATTAAATACCAAAGGTAAAAAAATTGAAATCGAAAAGAGATTTACTGATTGGGTAAACCAAACACCTGAGCGCAAAGCCAAATATGGTAAGGTTCTAGAAAGCATTAAATACACTTACGAAAACGGAAACGAATTTGTAAAAAACAGAACTTATCTAATTCGTGGAATTTTACAAGGCAGTGGGGCACTTAGAAAAGCTTATGAGTTTGGGCAATTATTCGATTTCTACAATCAACAATCACCTGAAAACAAAGAGCGTATTCTTGAAAAATTAGAACAAAATCTAAAAGAAGAGTTCTCTACTTATAACGAAAAAACGGAGGAAGACATTCTTGCTGCAACACTTAAAGTCTATGTAGACAATGTTTCTAGCAAATATGTTCCTGCTTTTCTAGTTGATATTAAGAAAGATTACAATAATGACTTTAAAGCTTATGTTGTAAACTTGTTTAATCAATCTGCATTCACCAGCCCATCTAATATCATTAGCTTCTTTAAAAATGCAAAACCTACAGATGTGGCAAACGACCCGCTTTATATGCTTGCAGAAGGCATATACAATGCTTACAGAAATGTCCCTGCAGAACAAAAAGAGCTTAAAGATATTTATGCTAAAAACTATCGCCTATTCCTAGAAGGTCTAATGGCATCTCAGCCAAACAAAGCCTTTTATCCAGATGCCAACTTCACCATGCGATTGAGCACAGGAAAAGTAATCGGATTGCCAGAAAACCCAAAACGCCCAAGCGATGTAAAAAGCAATTACTACACTACGCTAAAAGGCTTGATGCGCAAATATTTACCAAAAGACGAAGAGTGGGATATTCCTACACAACTCATCAAACTACACAACACAGATGACTTTGGAGAATATGCCAACCCAGACGGCTCTATGCCAGTTGCCTTCCTAACAGACAACGACATCACAGGAGGAAACTCTGGTTCGCCAGTAATCAGCGGAAATGGAGAGCTCATCGGTATCGCATTCGACGGGAACTGGGAAGCAATGAGTGGCGACATCGAATACGAAGAAAAATTACAAAGAACCATCGTGGTAGACATCCGCTATGTATTATTTGTGATTGACAAATTCGCAGGAGCTAAAAACCTCATCCAAGAAATGAAATTGGTGAGATAAATACATAAAAATCATATTTTTACAGAATAGACAATCTTAGCTTTAAGGTTGTCTATTTTTTTAACTAAAGAAATGCACTAAAAATATTTTGAAAAAATATTGCTGAATTAAAAATAAATAGTATATTTGCAATCCGTTTCAGCCCGAGTGGCGGAACTGGTAGACGCGCTGGATTCAAAATCCAGTGGTAGCAATACCGTGCCGGTTCGATTCCGGCCTCGGGTACAGAAAAGCCTCTTAATCTTTTGATTTTGAGGCTTTTTGTTTTTTTCACTTAAAATTCTATTTTTTCCATATTTTGTCGCTTAACAAAACTTGAAACAGTGAGACGATGAACACCCAAAATTCTACCAATTGCCGAATACGAAACTTTTTTTTCTAATAATTCTTGTATTTTTTTCTCTTGACCGGTAAGTTTGGTTTTGGACGATTTACTCCCCTTGGGTCTTCCGAGAACTACGCCCTCTGCTCTCTTACGCGCTAAAGCTTCCTTGGTACGCTGAGAAATTAGATTACGCTCTATCTCTGCCGATAACCCAAAAGCAAATGCCAATACTTTTGAATTAATATCGCTCCCTAATCGATAATTATCTTTTATCGTCCAGACTTGGATATCTCTGTTCATACACTCGTTTAGCACCCCCATGATCATTAATAAATTCCGTCCCAAACGTGAAAGCTCCGAGCAAATCAAAATATCTCCTGGCTTCATTTTCTTTAGCAGCTTTCCCAGCTTTCTCTCCTCTACTTTTTTGGAGCCAGAGATAGTTTCCTCTATCCATTTATTGATTAGGATTTCTTGTTTTTCGCAAAAATTGTTGATTTCATAGCGTTGATTTTCCACTGTTTGCTTGTCTGTGCTTACTCTGATGTAACCGTAAATCATAATTTAATTGTATTTGTTATTATATTTCTATTTTGGTTTAATTTATTCCAAAGTTGATGAATATAATACAGACTATTAAATTATAACTAAATTCAGCGATTATTTTAATCAAAAGGCTAGTATTTGTAATTTTTCGAGTGAAAGCTGGATTATCCTCAGCGAAATTGAAAAAAGCATAAAAGAGAAAATTGAAGCCATAGGTACTCCGCTCAAAGATTGGGATATTAATATCTATAGAGGAATTCTTACGGGATACAACGAAGCATTTATTATAAACGGAGAAAGAAAAGACGAGCTAATTGCGCAAGACCCAAAATCTGCCGAAATTATAAGACCCTTATTGCGTGGAAGAGATATAAAGCGATATTCTTATGAATTTGCGGATTTATATCTTCTTTTTATTCCTTGGCATTTCCCATTGCATGAAGATACGACCATAAAAGGAGCTTCTCTTAAAGCAGAAAAAGAATTTGAAAAACAATACCCAGCTGTTTATAATCACTTACTTAAATACAAAGATAGATTATGTAAAAGAAATAAGGCTGAAACAGGAATAAGATATGAATGGTATGCTCTTCAGCGTTGGGGAGCAAATTATTGGGAGGATTTTTATAAACAAAAAATTGTTTGGAAAAGAGTCGGCTCTAAAATTCGTTTTTCATTCGATGAAAATCATTTATTTGCATTAGATAGTACTTGTTTTGCTACTGGTAAATTTATGAAATTTTTAGTAGCATTTTTAAATTCATCAATAGGGAACTACATGTTAAAAGATTCTCCTAAAACAGGGACAGGAGATTTGCTTATTAGTGTGCAAGCTATATCCCCCCTTTTAATCCCTAAGCCTAAATCTGAAACTTTAAAGAAAATAGAAAAACTCATTGAAAATATTATATCATTGAATAAAAAAGATTTTTTCAAAGAAGAAGAAAAAATAGATAATATTTTAAATGAAATTTACAACTTCACAGAAGAAGAAATTAATTACATAAAAGATAAATTATGAACAACCTAAACAAACTTTACGAATCTATAGAAAACTTCAAAAGACTTGGAGTTGAAATAGATAAAAATACGATAGAATCTACTTTAAAAGTTGAAGAGAATATCATAAAAAAAGAAATGATTCCTGCTATGAGCGCAGCTATAATTCCTATTTTATCTCAGATACAAAGAGAACTTGTTTTAGTTATTGAATATTCCCCAGATAAATCTGTAGAATTGAAAATGACAAAGAAAAGAAGTCTAAAACTAACTGAAGAAGAGGAGGCTTTCGTTACTAGTAGAGAAGAATATAAGAAAGAGATCAGCTATACTATAGCACCTCATAAAAAATCTCCCAAAACGAATTTATGCATAACTCTACCTAATGGGAAAATTTTTAAAAATGAACTAGCAAAAGATACTTTATGTGAAATAATAAAATATGTAGGCATAGAGAAGGTAGAGAAATTAGGTATTCATCATTCTGGTTTTAATCTAGTTTCAAAAGTAAAAAGCAAAAAATATAGACAAGATAAAATAGGTAAATTCTATATATTCACCCAAACATCTACAAACCAAAAAGCTAAAGATTTAGAAATGATTTCTAAAAAATTAAATTTAAAATTAAAAATAGACATTATTTAAATTGTTCATTTAAAAATTTAATCTCCTCATCTGTAAATCCATATAAATTATAAAGATAATTGTCTATGTTGATTTCGGATACCTCGATATTTAAAGTGTTTTTGGGGATTGGCAACTTTTCTAAAAACACTTTTTTATATCGATACCCTTCATTTCCTAAACCTCCACCAGCATAAAATTCCTTAAAGAAATACGTAACAACATTCGAATTTAGTAAATGATATAGATATTCTATGTTACTTCCTGTCATTATAAATGTAGTTGCTTCAGGATAAAATTTCCCAGTTTCATCTAAATAAAACTGGGGCTCTCTTACTATTTCACTGTACATTATTTTTTGTTTATAAAAATCCTCCATATATGCACAATTTCTAAGATTGTAGGGAGTTACGCCTTGGTCGGCTCTCTTTTCTAAGCGACTCCAATACTGGTCTAAATGCTTTTTAATAGCGGGGTAATCGTCTATATTTATAGGCTTTATGCCTTTTTCCTTAATTCCGTTATGCGTGTTAATTAGCCATAAATCGGCAAAATCGTAGCCGTATCTTTTGATGTCTCTGCCCCTTAAAATAGGTCTTATAATTTCGGCAGTTTTTTTTCGTTCTTCTTCGGTTTTGCAATTTGCAAGAATTTCATCTTTTTTGCTACCAGATATTATAAAGGCGTCGTTATAGCCTGTTTTGATACCATAATTTATTTGTACATCCCAATCTTTTAATGGAATACCAATTTTCTCAATTTTAGATTTAATTTGCTGTTCAATTGGAGATAAAATCACCCAGCTATCTTTGGATGAAAATGATATAAAATTGGCATTTTGATTAAAATAATCGCTCAATTTATTTAACACGCTTTCTTTGATGACACAGGCTTTTGTTTTAAAGGTATTTTTTTCTTTGGCAAATAGCAAAATATTGGTATCTACTGTTGCAGATTCAAATATTTTTTGCCCTGCAAAATCAATTAGTATTTTTGGGTTGGTTTTTTCTGCAAAAAATTTACGCGTTTTTTCTCCGTAGCCCGCTCGCATCCACTTATTTGATGTAATGTAGCAAAGTGTGCCCTTCTCTTTTAATAGTTGCCAACCACGCTCATAAAATAGCTGATAGATGTCCCCTGTCCTTACAAAGGTTTGAAAATTACATTTTTCATATATTTTAGAAAGCGCTCCTCCATCTTTCATCAGTTGTATATAAGGCGGGTTTCCGATGACGATGTCAAAACCTTGCTCTATACCAAACATCCAATCTGGATCAAAAAAAGGAGAACTGGCATTTTGGTCATATGGATTCCAATGCGAAAATTGTATTGCATCTTCTGGTGCAAATTCATGATTTTCTTTCAGTAGCTTTATCAACTTTTCTCTCAGTTTAGCGTCTTGCTCTCTAAGTTGCTTTTTCGAATGAGCCGTCTGGGCATAGAAGTGATTTTTGCGAATTGTGAGCAATTCTTGCTTCGTATCTTCTATTTCTGTATTTTCAAAAAGATTTAATTGTATATTTTTCTTTTTTACGCCTAGCAAAGTGTTTGCAGTTACAAACTTGGTTTCTAGGTTTGGTAATGTTTTTATATTATAATTTTGGGCAGCATTATCTATGTCTAATTTGCTTTCTTGCTCTACAATCAACGAAATGAAGAAACGAAGTTTACTTATTTGAGAGGCTATCGTCTGGATATCTACTCCATAGATACATTTCTCGATTAAATGCAATTTTTGCTCATAAATCGTTTTTTCGTTTCTAGCGTCTAATTTTTCTAAAATTTCTACCATACGATTGAGAATTCCCATAGGAAATGCTCCCGAACCACAGGCTGGATCTAAAATTTTAACGGCTCTGAGCTTCTCTGCGACTTCTTCGCACAAATCATGATTTTGCTCTAATACTTCTGGCAAACTATCGGATTCAAACAACTGCTCTACAACTTCTTGGCTAATTGTAGGGTATCCTTCCAGGGCTTGTTCTAGATATACTTTAAGACTCTCATCTACCATATAAGCTACAACATCCTTAGGCGTATAGAATGAGCCTGACTGCTTGCGGGCAGATTCTTTGGTTTCTGGATTGTAGGCGCCTAGCAAGTTTTCAAATACATTCCCCAATAGCTCTGGGTCTAGTGCCACTTGCACCTCGCTTGGGGAATTTTCTTCTACGGTAAAGTTATATTTCTTCAATAATGGGATTATCCCTTTTTGTTTATCGAAAAATACGATATTTGGAATAAACGCTCTGTATTTAAAATGTCCATTGGCTGATTTTTTATCGTTTCGGCTAAATCCGTCTAAATGATAACGAACGCCATCGGTAGAAATTTCTTTATCAAGACACTCAAATAGCCCTCCATTCAAAAAAGGAACTGGAGTAAAGAGCGATAGAATCTTGTCCTCCGATTCTTCCTGAAACATTTCTGCATAGCGATAAAGCGTCTTAATATCTCTCTTATTCTTTAACTTAGCAAAACCTCTCTCACTTATTGCTTTATTAAGCGTTGCAAAGAATAAATTTTGCAAAATAGCATTATAATAATTACCCTGCTCTGCGCTTTCTGGCTGAAATTCTTTTAAAATTTCTGAAAGATTTTTCTCTTTAAAAAGAATGTCTGGCACAAGTCCCTTTTGTTTAATGAACCACACAAACAGTAATCTAGTAATAAGTCGTATAACTTGCTCCTCAAGCTTCCATCGATCATCATCTGGATTGTCTATATTATTGGGGAAAGTAATTCCCACCTGCTCCGATAACACCCACTGATACCAAGCAAATAACTCATTATAAAACTCTTTGCTAAGCGATTCCACAGAAAACGCCTCTATGATATCTGTTCTTTTGATTTTATTGATTTGGGCTAATTTCTCGAAACGCTCGGCTACCGTTCTACACTGTTGCCCTTCCCCTACAAGATAGGTATATCGCTTGGCTGAGGTTACTTCTTTATTATCTGCACCACGATCAAAGAAGCTAAATCGCCATTCGCTGGCGTTGTCTAGATGGTGAAAAATCATAAAGGCACCTTGGTAAGTTTCAGTAATTCTACGCACTACAGCCTGTATATTCACCTTAGAACGCCCAAGTTGCATATTTTCTCTAACTTGTATATCAAAAACTTGAATACTATAAGCTGTAAGCTCGATACTCCCAATGGCTTTTACGCTTACTATTCCAGAACGATCTGCTAATTTTTTTAAATCTTTATTTTCTGTAAGCACATCGTATTCATAAGATTCTTTGTAATTATCTTCCCCAAAAATGGGAAAGATTACATTTTGTACAAAATCTTTAGATCCTTGATAAGCTGTACTAAAATATTTTTTAAATGCTTCTTGAGTTTTCATTATTTTTCAGGCTTTGTAATTAAACCAATTAATATTTCTGCTTTTCCGTCTTTGTCTTCGACTCCTTGTAATATGTGATTCAATCTTGTTGAAATAATTTTTGCCGCTTCTTCTTGCGTAAATTTAATTAACGCATTTTCTTTAAAATATCCGTCTATGGCTAAAATGATTTTCGCCACACTTCTATCGCCCTTTTTAAGTAAATAGAATGCTTGATTCAATAAATCTTCTTCTTTTTCGTTAAAATCATAGTTTGCAAGCAATTCGTGTATCACTTTTTTAGCCTCTTTTACTGGGCGACTTTCCTTCACTTTTGCAATTTTCACAAAATGGCGATTAAAGCATAATAAGACTTTTTCTTCTATTTCTGCTGTATTTTCTGGGAAAGGCAATTCATTTTTATCGATAACATTTGCTCTAAATTGCTCTAGAAAATCCAATGTGGGAATAGGGCTAGCATCTCCATTTTTGTGCTTAATGTACAACCCTCTTGTCTTTCTATTTTTCACAAGAAAATAAGCTTCGTTATCTCCTTGAACAATAACCCTTAATGCCTTTGAATGTTCTGCTATTTGTTGATAACGATCTGGATTCTCGTCTCTATAATCTTTCAATTCACCTATGTATTTTTGCATAGGAGATTCCTCTCCTTCTACAAATTGTTTTAAATCATCGTATGAACTTAATTTTTCTGCATCACTAAATATCTTGCTATCTTCGCCAAATAATGTATGGAAACTTTGTAGCTTGGTATGAGCTTTCTGCACTAGATTAATCAAATGATCGCCTTTGGCTGATGGCATAAAATTAAAGATGTGCACTTTTTCATTTGTAGATCCTATTCGATTTACTCGACCAATACGCTGCATTAGTTTAGTGGAGTTCCATGGAGTATCATAATTTAAAATCACATTTGCTCTGTGCAAATTTATCCCTTCAGCTAACACCTCTGTCGTAATGATTACATCATAATCATCTTTTTGCTCCCCTTCGTAGTTTGCATCAAAATTTTCTCGAATTATAGTTTCTTTTTCTTTTCTATTTTTAGCACTAATCACAAGCGGACGATGATTTTTATTTTTGATTGCTCTTTCAAGAGATTTCAAGGTATCTAACGCCTCTGTAAAAATCACCAATTTACCAGAAGTGTTCATTTCTTTCTTAAACAATACGGTATTGATGGACTCTTTAAAGTTATCTAATTTTGGGTCATAATCATTATTTTGCCATTTTTCACAAAGCATTTTGATCAACTGATAATCTTTTTCTAGAAGTTTTTTATACTCATCTTTGAAATCACTGGCTTTGTACTCTGCATTTTGATTCTTTTCATTACGCCCTTCTTTGTTTAGCTTTTCAATTTTCTTTCTAATATTATCAAAACACTGTTCAATACTGAGTCCGTTTTTTTGTGTATTCAATTCCTCATTGATATTTAATGAAGGGCAAATGAAAACACAATCCTCCTTAAGCATAATAAGCATGTTTTCTGTATAACGGCGCAGATTATATAGAGAAGTTTTAAATGCATTAAAACTACTCTCAAGACGCTTCACGAGTGAGATTTGCATTATTTTAGCCAACTGTTTTCCCACTCTTCCCACATCATGATTACTTGTGCTATATTTTTTTCTATTTTCTGGAGAGACTAGATGTTCTGTTGCACGGTAGCGGTAGTAACATAAATACTCTGAATCATCAAAAGTAAAATTAGGTTTAGGAGCAATTAAATTCATTGTTTCATCAAACAGATGGCAAAGCTGCTCATCCATCTCATACCTTAGACTATGAGGTCCACAAATTTCTGGAAATTTTATTCCCTGCTTTGTTAAATCTTCTGCATAATATTTTTTCACATCTGTTCTGGTGCGTCGAACAAGTACATCTGCCAAAACTTTCTCTCTTAGCTCCATAGAAATCTCATGCAAATCATGATCTCTTTTTCGTTTCCATTTCTGAAAATCTTCTATAGAATCCCCCACCCAATTTTCTGCGTAAGGAGATTTTATAATTTCATCGTATTTCTTATTGATTTCTGTAAAAAAAGATTCCAAGTTCCTTCCTTCAACTTTGTCTAAAGTAGATTCCTTAGGAGTTCTTTGAAACAAATAAATTTGATTCTTTAAGTCATCTGGCTTATTGTTCTGAGGAGTTGCAGAGAGCAATCCAACATAAGGATACACACCCGTATTAGAGTAAATATCATCTATCAACTGATTCAACATTTGATACATATTTGTCCCGCTATTTCGAAATTTATGACTCTCATCTATTAAGATAAGACCATAGTTATTACTGGCATCTAACGGTGTTTCAAATTCTTCAATACCTACAATTTCTTCTTGTAGGGCTTCTTCAAATTCCTCATCATCTATCAATTTCCCAATACTCCCTGTAGTAATCATAGTTACATGAGGTGCCATAGGATCTGTGTTGTCTTTATCAAACCGTTCAATTATATTCTCCCAACTTGATTTTATAGCAGGCGGGGTAATAATCAAAACTTTTCTTTCTCTATTTTGCACATCAACAGCATTTAAAAATTGCCTGATCAGTAGTGTTCCCACTACTGTTTTACCTAAACCTACTACATCTGAAAGAAAAAAACCTCCATGCTTTTTCATTGTAAAAAAACATTGATTTACAGCAGAAAATTGATATTCTAATGGTATCATTTCCTTAGGCAAATATGTTTCTAGCTCTGTTATATTTTCCCTATTTATCACTTCCCCAAATTCATGCTGCAAAAGCTTGATATAAACCTCATAAGGCGTAAGTTTATTCTTTCTTTTTTCTAGTGACTTCTGAGCCTTTTCTCCTATTGATGTTTTTATCAAAACTTCCTTAATAAACCTTCCATTCCATCGCTCACTTTCATTCCATTTTTCATAAAACCACTTTTTATGTCCTTTTAGTGGAGAGTTTTCATTATCAAATTCTACAATATGTGCCGTTGTTTCTAAATAATTAAGCTCTGAATTATCTAACAGTCCTTTCTTAGTAAAGTTAGAACTACCTATTAACCCAACAGATTTAGTACCTAATAAATTTCTAAAAATATAGGCTTTTGAATGCAAAAATGCCTGTTTTTCATTCTGCCCATAAATTCTAATCTCAACTGGAGAGTTTTCATCTTCCGTGCAGTTTTCTAATAAAAATTCCGCACATTCCCTATAGGTATCATTTAATTGTTCAATGTCTCTTTTTATATAAAAATCTGGAAATACTTTATCGTCTTCCTCTAAGTCCTTCAACTGATAGGGACGTACTATAGGTTCTTTACCTATAAGTATTTTCAACTTCCCTCCATTTTTAATAAAATCAATGAGATTAGGCAATAGGAGTAAAAGACCTGGCAAATCCCAATATCCCGTAGCTATACAAAACTCCTTGTAATCTGAACTTTGCTGGAGATAATCATTAAGAACATCACACATCTTTAATCCTGAAGAATTATCTACCAAAGTATTACAATAAGATTTATTTATCATTGAATTCAGATTTTATGGGATAAAGTTAACAAAAAAATCAATTATTATCTAACTTAAACTATTTATCTTCTTTTCTGTCACAAAAAAACACGAATCAGTAAAACTAATTCGTGTTAAATATTGATCTTAAGTTAAAAAACTATTTAAAAATACTTTCCTCTTCTGCGCATATTGGGGTTTTGCATATTGCGACCAATATTCATGCGTTTCATTTGCTCTTCCATGGTTTTAATGTGCTCGGTAAGCATATTTTGTTTATCTTCTTTTTTAGCCTCATC
Coding sequences within:
- a CDS encoding helicase-related protein translates to MINKSYCNTLVDNSSGLKMCDVLNDYLQQSSDYKEFCIATGYWDLPGLLLLLPNLIDFIKNGGKLKILIGKEPIVRPYQLKDLEEDDKVFPDFYIKRDIEQLNDTYRECAEFLLENCTEDENSPVEIRIYGQNEKQAFLHSKAYIFRNLLGTKSVGLIGSSNFTKKGLLDNSELNYLETTAHIVEFDNENSPLKGHKKWFYEKWNESERWNGRFIKEVLIKTSIGEKAQKSLEKRKNKLTPYEVYIKLLQHEFGEVINRENITELETYLPKEMIPLEYQFSAVNQCFFTMKKHGGFFLSDVVGLGKTVVGTLLIRQFLNAVDVQNRERKVLIITPPAIKSSWENIIERFDKDNTDPMAPHVTMITTGSIGKLIDDEEFEEALQEEIVGIEEFETPLDASNNYGLILIDESHKFRNSGTNMYQMLNQLIDDIYSNTGVYPYVGLLSATPQNNKPDDLKNQIYLFQRTPKESTLDKVEGRNLESFFTEINKKYDEIIKSPYAENWVGDSIEDFQKWKRKRDHDLHEISMELREKVLADVLVRRTRTDVKKYYAEDLTKQGIKFPEICGPHSLRYEMDEQLCHLFDETMNLIAPKPNFTFDDSEYLCYYRYRATEHLVSPENRKKYSTSNHDVGRVGKQLAKIMQISLVKRLESSFNAFKTSLYNLRRYTENMLIMLKEDCVFICPSLNINEELNTQKNGLSIEQCFDNIRKKIEKLNKEGRNEKNQNAEYKASDFKDEYKKLLEKDYQLIKMLCEKWQNNDYDPKLDNFKESINTVLFKKEMNTSGKLVIFTEALDTLKSLERAIKNKNHRPLVISAKNRKEKETIIRENFDANYEGEQKDDYDVIITTEVLAEGINLHRANVILNYDTPWNSTKLMQRIGRVNRIGSTNEKVHIFNFMPSAKGDHLINLVQKAHTKLQSFHTLFGEDSKIFSDAEKLSSYDDLKQFVEGEESPMQKYIGELKDYRDENPDRYQQIAEHSKALRVIVQGDNEAYFLVKNRKTRGLYIKHKNGDASPIPTLDFLEQFRANVIDKNELPFPENTAEIEEKVLLCFNRHFVKIAKVKESRPVKEAKKVIHELLANYDFNEKEEDLLNQAFYLLKKGDRSVAKIILAIDGYFKENALIKFTQEEAAKIISTRLNHILQGVEDKDGKAEILIGLITKPEK